The Humulus lupulus chromosome 3, drHumLupu1.1, whole genome shotgun sequence genome window below encodes:
- the LOC133824112 gene encoding uncharacterized protein LOC133824112: MTKKKKLELVLLACISISICLASSSSPPTVDSKSDGLGEWQLLTKLNFSSQIRLHPHILLFVTLPWSGESRSLKREVSSMVTNRQEWFNSLKLMFMYRNTEKMLADAIGAMADEITILYYHNSVSYKYRGRLRAQNILFSIYQFVSVFPGEIPLKSLSNPVELKTFLDSTDKALLLLEFCGWTPKLLAKGRKNVTENGFGGQGLILETDFRGETNRRLTPMGKNIQKEMENANMMCSVDDDISRVPWLVNLSSVNGSAPFKDYNTMPGVLSSCTSEGYQQFESFFLKFMTVAKDFFLPSERYRYGLVSERSMLSTLGIGESGSWLAVLNHAGCPSCVKIIEKEDDLSDVLHKDAAIVSELEGDGRALEPVLPANGPSILLFVDRSCNSLETRSKSKDALDAFRDLAFHIHDSYQLGGQNGDKPENLFQYHQATRSTFGPPRLKLSRTAQLMKLREKMSTIMIVNEGKPVALDNENSDLQGNSLREILARLLQPKKESKLSSLAKELGFQLLSHVIDIKQVNTKPSITETENNPASPIKETEDLVSSYVDSDNDQSPHSTSIADKELPVTSEVTDAQHNSQYDEEKKTYLETNEQLSVESEKLIPDHKLDVDGGVNIADTSSLQVDNSERQQLKFPGFKGSFFFSDGNFRLLRALTGGSKIPSLVIVDPSIEQHYVFPEENDLNYSSMADFLTRFLNGSLLPYRQSESVLHSPREAMQPPFVNMDFHEVDSIPRVTSNTFSELVRGCNQSDSDAWNKDVLVLFSNKWCGFCQRMELIVREVYRAMRGYINTMKRGSRTGKAMLHGDSLKDVELKFPLIYLLDCTQNDCSLILRSLNQMEAYPALMLFPAEKKNAIPYEGHMGVADVIKFIADHGSNSHHLIYEKGILWYPKMNPRNQNFAGKASSTNINLDTAASNDGFYKVLLGNQEQESVAEHSKLKSDTSKGSHGVASQVVVGSILIAADKLDNTEPFGKSKILIVKVDQSIGFQGLIINKHISWDALSDLEDGLQMLTEAHLCFGGPLIVRGMPLVTLTRAAVEDEHPEVLPGVYYLDQLATYNKIGDIKSGNQSITDYWFFLGYSSWDWDQLFNEIGEGSWDISDDRMTHFHWP, translated from the exons ATGACGAAAAAGAAGAAGCTGGAATTGGTGCTCCTTGCTtgtatatctatatctatatgcTTGGCCTCTTCTTCCTCACCACCAACTGTCGATTCCAAATCGGACGGCCTCGGAGAATGGCAACTCCTCACCAAGCTCAACTTCTCTTCTCAGATCAGACTCCATCCCCATATCCTCCTCTTCGTCACTCTCCCCT GGTCTGGCGAGTCTCGATCACTTAAGAGAGAAGTATCAAGTATGGTTACTAACAGACAAGAATGGTTTAACTCCCTAAAGTTGATGTTTATGTATAGAAATACAGAAAAGATGCTAGCAGATGCTATTGGTGCCATGGCTGATGAAATAACTATTTTATACTATCACAATTCAGTATCTTACAAGTATCGAGGAAGGCTTCGAGCACAGAACATATTATTTTCAATTTACCAATTTGTATCAGTTTTTCCTGGAGAGATTCCTCTGAAATCCCTAAGTAATCCAGTGGAATTGAAGACTTTCCTTGATTCAACTGACAAAGCATTACTTCTCCTTGAATTTTGTGGATGGACTCCTAAGTTGCTGGCCAAGGGGAGGAAGAATGTTACCGAAAATGGTTTTGGTGGACAAG GACTTATTCTTGAAACGGATTTCAGAGGAGAGACAAACAGAAGACTGACACCTATGGGAAAGAATATACAGAAG GAGATGGAAAATGCAAACATGATGTGCAGCGTAGATGATGACATTAGCAGAGTTCCTTGGCTTGTGAACTTAAGTTCAGTGAATGGAAGTGCTCCTTTCAAGGATTATAATACTATGCCTGGTGTCTTATCATCGTGTACTTCTGAAGGATATCAGCAATTTGAGTCTTTTTTCTTGAAGTTCATGACAGTTGCAAAAGACTTCTTTTTACCATCAGAAAGGTATAGATATGGTCTGGTCTCAGAAAGATCTATGCTTTCAACTCTTGGCATTGGAGAATCTGGTTCGTGGTTAGCAGTGCTTAACCATGCTGGTTGTCCAAGTTGTGTGAAGATTATAGAGAAAGAGGATGACCTTAGTGATGTTTTACATAAGGATGCTGCTATCGTTTCAGAG CTGGAAGGTGATGGCCGTGCGTTGGAGCCTGTTTTACCTGCTAATGGACCATCTATACTCTTATTTGTAGATCGTTCATGTAATTCACTGGAAACTAGGAGCAAAAGTAAGGATGCTCTTGATGCTTTCCGAGATCTAGCTTTTCACATACATGATTCATACCAGTTAGGTGGACAAAACGGTGACAAGCCTGAGAATTTATTCCAATATCATCAGGCAACTCGGAGTACATTTGGACCTCCTAGATTAAAATTATCCCGAACAGCTcagttgatgaagttaagggaGAAAATGTCCACTATCATGATTGTAAATGAAGGAAAACCTGTCGCTTTGGATAATGAGAATTCAGATCTCCAGGGAAATTCCTTGCGTGAGATATTGGCACGCCTTCTTCAGCCAAAAAAGGAAAGTAAGTTAAGCTCACTTGCAAAAGAGTTGGGTTTCCAGCTTTTATCACATGTTATTGACATAAAGCAGGTAAATACAAAGCCATCAATTACAGAAACTGAGAATAACCCAGCTTCACCAATAAAGGAAACGGAAGATCTTGTATCAAGTTATGTTGATTCAGACAACGATCAATCACCCCATAGCACAAGTATTGCTGACAAGGAGCTTCCGGTAACTTCTGAAGTCACTGATGCTCAACACAACTCTCAGTATGATGAAGAGAAAAAAACATATTTGGAAACTAATGAACAGTTATCTGTAGAATCTGAGAAACTCATCCCAGATCATAAACTTGATGTCGATGGAGGTGTAAACATTGCAGACACCAGTTCTTTACAAGTAGACAACTCAGAGCGCCAACAGCTTAAATTTCCAGGCTTCAAAGgatcttttttcttttctgatgGTAATTTTAGGTTACTTCGCGCTTTGACTGGTGGATCTAAGATTCCAAGCTTAGTAATTGTTGATCCTTCTATAGAACAGCATTATGTCTTCCCAGAGGAGAATGATTTAAACTATTCTTCAATGGCTGATTTTCTCACTAGGTTTCTCAATGGAAGTCTTCTTCCATACAGACAATCTGAATCTGTTCTTCATAGCCCAAGGGAAGCCATGCAGCCACCATTTGTCAATATGGATTTCCATGAGGTGGATTCTATACCTCGAGTTACAAGTAATACTTTTTCTGAGCTGGTTCGTGGATGTAATCAATCTGACTCTGATGCTTGGAATAAGGATGTGTTGGTCCTTTTTAGCAATAAATGGTGTGGCTTTTGCCAGAGAATGGAATTGATTGTTCGTGAAGTATATCGTGCTATGAGAGGTTATATCAATACAATGAAGAGAGGGTCTAGGACTGGGAAAGCAATGCTCCATGGTG ATAGCTTGAAGGATGTGGAGCTGAAGTTTCCATTAATCTACTTGTTGGATTGCACACAAAATGATTGTAGTTTGATACTAAGATCATTAAATCAG ATGGAAGCTTATCCTGCTCTGATGCTATTTCCAGCTGAAAAGAAGAATGCTATCCCTTATGAAGGGCACATGGGAGTTGCTGATGTTATCAAGTTTATTGCTGATCATGGAAGTAACTCTCACCATCTTATCTATGAGAAAG GAATCTTATGGTATCCTAAAATGAACCCAAGAAATCAAAATTTTGCTGGGAAGGCATCATCAACCAACATCAATCTTGATACTGCTGCTTCAAATGACGGATTCTATAAAGTTCTACTGGGAAACCAGGAACAAGAAAGTGTGGCCGAACACAGTAAGCTCAAGTCTGACACATCAAAAGGCTCACATGGAGTAGCTTCACAAGTGGTTGTTGGTTCCATCCTAATTGCTGCCGATAAACTTGATAACACAGAGCCATTTGGTAAATCAAAAATCCTGATTGTCAAGGTCGATCAAAGTATCGGATTCCAAGGTCTGATTATCAACAAGCACATAAGTTGGGATGCTTTAAGTGACCTGGAAGATGGGCTGCAGATGTTAACAGAGGCACATCTGTGCTTTGGGGGACCACTCATAGTGCGAGGCATGCCTCTGGTTACTTTAACTCGCGCTGCTGTGGAAGATGAACATCCTGAAGTGTTACCGGGCGTGTACTATCTCGATCAATTAGCAACGTATAATAAAATTGGAGATATTAAATCTGGGAATCAATCTATCACTGACTACTGGTTTTTCTTGGGGTACTCGAGCTGGGATTGGGATCAGCTTTTTAATGAGATTGGTGAAGGATCATGGGACATAAGTGATGATAGGATGACACATTTTCATTGGCCTTAG